In Candidatus Rhabdochlamydia sp. T3358, the following proteins share a genomic window:
- a CDS encoding Fic family protein yields MSFRTKKLAVLHYLSQEAESISLHELLKKLGDTYTERSVRRWLAEMVKEGLVEKIGDKRGTKYKAIQHISQPEDTLNSCFSQKSKKILEQIQLPIYKRIPVIYMDDWFDTYQPNSSFYIPLELRLHLYEEGKRSTFSAPAGTYAHQIFNRLLIDLSYNSSRLEGNTYSLLDTKKLILEGTSPEGKLDEEKIMILNHKEAIRYLVNTAPRLKIDKETICTLHYLLSDGLLETTRHAGKVRDHGVRIGGSVYIPFEDPKQLEMRLDRILKKAALIEDPYEQSLFLLIHISYLQAFADVNKRTARISANIPLIKNNLVPLSFSDVERNDYTSAMIAIYELQDIHPILDLYVFSYMRTCTMYDATVKTMNYDDIRIYYRQQRRDIISHIITHNLVGKFLNEHIFIQTSKLVKKEDQASFIEDVLEDLKEINESRIVGLGITKDQLKHWLNLNQDNKKKSI; encoded by the coding sequence ATGAGCTTTCGAACTAAAAAATTGGCCGTATTACATTATCTAAGCCAAGAAGCAGAATCTATCAGCTTACATGAATTACTTAAAAAGCTTGGAGACACTTATACTGAAAGAAGTGTAAGACGATGGCTTGCTGAAATGGTTAAAGAGGGCCTAGTCGAAAAGATCGGAGACAAACGTGGGACTAAATATAAAGCCATTCAGCATATTAGTCAGCCTGAGGACACCCTCAATAGTTGTTTTAGCCAAAAAAGCAAAAAAATATTAGAACAGATACAGCTCCCTATTTATAAAAGAATCCCAGTTATCTACATGGACGATTGGTTTGATACTTACCAACCAAATAGTAGTTTTTACATTCCATTAGAATTAAGATTGCATCTCTACGAAGAAGGAAAACGCTCTACCTTTTCAGCACCAGCTGGAACCTATGCACATCAAATTTTTAATCGTCTACTTATTGATCTTTCTTATAATTCTTCTAGGTTAGAAGGCAACACATATTCACTATTAGATACAAAGAAACTTATTCTTGAAGGAACAAGTCCTGAAGGAAAGCTTGATGAAGAAAAAATTATGATTCTCAACCATAAGGAGGCTATTCGCTATTTAGTGAATACAGCTCCGAGATTAAAGATAGATAAAGAGACTATTTGTACTTTGCATTATCTTCTCTCGGATGGATTGTTAGAAACTACTCGTCATGCAGGAAAAGTCAGAGATCATGGTGTCCGCATAGGGGGTTCCGTCTACATCCCTTTTGAAGATCCCAAACAACTAGAAATGCGCCTTGATCGTATCCTTAAAAAAGCTGCATTGATCGAGGATCCATATGAACAAAGTTTATTTTTGCTTATACATATCTCCTACCTACAAGCATTTGCAGATGTAAATAAACGCACTGCGCGCATTAGCGCTAATATCCCTCTCATTAAAAACAACCTTGTTCCTTTGTCTTTTAGCGATGTTGAAAGAAATGATTACACTTCAGCTATGATTGCAATCTATGAATTACAAGATATACACCCAATCCTTGATTTATATGTATTTTCATACATGAGAACTTGCACTATGTATGACGCAACAGTTAAAACGATGAATTATGATGATATACGAATATATTATCGGCAACAACGCCGTGATATTATCAGTCATATTATCACTCATAATCTAGTAGGAAAATTTCTAAATGAGCATATCTTTATTCAAACATCAAAATTAGTTAAAAAAGAAGATCAAGCTTCTTTTATCGAAGATGTTCTAGAGGATCTTAAAGAAATAAATGAGAGCCGTATTGTTGGTCTTGGTATTACAAAAGACCAATTAAAGCACTGGCTTAATTTAAACCAAGACAATAAAAAAAAAAGTATATAA
- a CDS encoding efflux RND transporter periplasmic adaptor subunit, which produces MSDPKQITYKSTNRKRNRTLFLVLMIAALLGCVWFMYWYFHGRFYIYTNDAYVGGNIVVVTPRISGTVVSISADDTDYVEQGRILIELDRTDALIALEKTIANLGQSVRQVTALLETTKQIKALIGVKKALFIQASQDYERRECLIDALAVSLEDFEHSIAAVNSSFADLVSTEHYYLSLVAQVANTTIEEHPLVEEAKQLLRQAFLTLQRCTLFSPVEGLVARRNIQVGEQINPAQPLMAIVPLNQIWVDANYKETQLRNVRIGQPAKVHCDLYGRDVDFEGIVGGIAGGTGSVFSLLPPQNATGNWIKIVQRLPVRIYLNPEQIKKYPLRLGLSMETTVNIHQENLPVVPTKKPALPIYSTDIFYAQQKGVEELIAEVIEQNIPQRVLEDLNEE; this is translated from the coding sequence ATGAGTGATCCTAAACAAATAACCTATAAATCTACAAATCGCAAACGTAACCGCACTCTTTTTTTAGTATTGATGATTGCTGCCCTTTTAGGTTGTGTTTGGTTTATGTATTGGTATTTTCATGGACGTTTTTATATTTATACCAATGATGCCTATGTAGGAGGGAACATTGTAGTAGTTACCCCTAGAATCTCAGGTACTGTAGTTTCTATTTCTGCTGATGATACCGATTATGTAGAACAGGGGAGAATTCTTATTGAACTAGATAGAACAGATGCACTCATTGCTTTAGAAAAAACTATAGCCAATTTAGGACAAAGTGTACGCCAAGTAACAGCTCTTTTAGAAACAACTAAACAAATAAAAGCATTGATTGGCGTAAAAAAAGCGCTATTTATCCAGGCTTCTCAAGACTATGAAAGAAGAGAGTGCCTTATAGATGCCCTAGCGGTTTCCTTAGAGGATTTTGAACACTCAATTGCTGCTGTAAATAGTTCTTTTGCCGATTTAGTTTCTACAGAACACTACTATCTCTCCCTTGTTGCTCAAGTAGCAAACACCACTATTGAAGAGCACCCTCTTGTAGAAGAAGCCAAACAGTTGCTTAGACAAGCTTTTTTAACGTTGCAAAGATGCACTTTATTTTCTCCTGTAGAAGGCCTTGTAGCAAGACGCAACATTCAAGTAGGAGAACAAATCAATCCTGCTCAACCCTTAATGGCAATTGTTCCGCTCAATCAAATTTGGGTAGATGCGAATTATAAAGAAACACAATTAAGAAACGTACGCATTGGGCAGCCAGCTAAAGTGCATTGTGATCTATATGGAAGAGATGTGGATTTCGAAGGAATAGTTGGTGGTATTGCAGGAGGAACAGGCAGTGTGTTTTCCCTACTGCCTCCTCAAAATGCTACCGGCAACTGGATAAAAATCGTACAGCGTTTACCAGTTCGCATCTATTTAAATCCTGAGCAGATTAAAAAATATCCTTTGCGTTTAGGGCTGTCTATGGAAACAACAGTTAACATCCATCAAGAGAATCTACCTGTAGTTCCTACTAAAAAACCTGCTTTACCTATTTACTCTACGGATATCTTTTACGCTCAGCAAAAAGGAGTTGAAGAGCTGATTGCAGAAGTGATAGAACAAAATATTCCTCAGAGAGTTTTAGAAGATCTCAATGAGGAATAG
- a CDS encoding efflux transporter outer membrane subunit: protein MIWAWILALLVSGCAYIPDYDLAQKSDPICLDDTLFSIDNTLFEEGGWPTSNWWEMFEDEQLGSLILQGFACSPTLQKALARLEQSCELALQKRAKLFPEIDLNYQEQWQHFSKNGFIRAIIPNEKLVPAGDNQIDLTANFSWEIDFFGKNKNLFAAALDLSCAQAAEAAQAKMLLSVAIAQTYFTIQTLIKQREILRERVAIAQEFALLQLQREMVGIDLISTVWDAEQNLKLLQEDLITIDKDLMIAKHALNVLIGVGPDEELLELKPSANFQSVFSLPYNLAIDLLARRPDVVASGWRVEAAGKQIGAAKADFYPRVNLMAFAGLESLHFNNLFNLSSKMGGLEPAIYLPIFTAGRLKASLREKAAAFNEAVYDYNNLLLHAAVEVANQIISLKATKENLCKQKSVVELANKHYQLFQWRSEIGIDNELTVLQQEDKLLVQAYQLANLQQSHLLSVVNLVKALGGGYRDYE, encoded by the coding sequence ATGATATGGGCTTGGATTCTTGCCTTACTAGTTAGCGGCTGCGCGTATATTCCCGATTATGATCTAGCTCAAAAATCAGATCCGATCTGTCTGGATGATACCCTTTTTTCTATAGATAATACCTTATTTGAAGAGGGAGGTTGGCCTACTAGCAATTGGTGGGAGATGTTTGAAGATGAACAGCTTGGGAGCCTCATTTTACAGGGTTTTGCCTGTAGTCCTACTCTGCAAAAAGCACTAGCTAGACTAGAACAATCCTGCGAACTGGCTCTGCAAAAACGCGCTAAATTGTTTCCTGAAATAGATCTGAACTACCAAGAGCAATGGCAGCACTTCAGTAAGAATGGTTTTATACGTGCTATTATTCCTAATGAAAAACTGGTTCCTGCTGGCGATAACCAAATTGATTTAACCGCTAACTTTTCTTGGGAAATTGATTTTTTTGGTAAGAATAAAAATCTATTTGCAGCTGCATTAGATCTTAGCTGTGCGCAAGCTGCGGAAGCTGCTCAAGCTAAGATGCTCTTGAGCGTTGCGATTGCTCAAACCTATTTTACTATACAAACCCTCATCAAACAAAGGGAAATCTTAAGAGAAAGAGTTGCTATCGCGCAAGAGTTTGCTCTACTGCAATTGCAAAGAGAAATGGTAGGTATAGATCTAATCTCTACTGTATGGGATGCGGAACAAAACCTGAAGCTATTGCAAGAAGATTTGATAACGATCGATAAGGATTTAATGATTGCCAAGCATGCTTTAAATGTGCTCATTGGTGTAGGACCAGATGAGGAATTACTAGAGCTAAAGCCTTCTGCAAATTTTCAGAGTGTGTTTTCTCTGCCTTATAACCTCGCCATTGATCTACTTGCTCGTCGTCCAGATGTAGTAGCTAGCGGATGGAGAGTAGAGGCTGCGGGAAAACAAATCGGTGCAGCAAAAGCTGATTTTTATCCTAGAGTAAATCTGATGGCATTCGCAGGCCTTGAGAGTTTACACTTCAACAATTTATTTAATTTAAGCAGCAAGATGGGCGGATTAGAGCCTGCTATCTACTTACCTATTTTTACAGCAGGTAGGCTTAAAGCCAGTTTAAGAGAAAAAGCGGCGGCTTTCAATGAAGCTGTCTATGATTACAATAATTTACTTCTGCATGCAGCAGTGGAAGTAGCCAATCAGATTATCTCTCTAAAAGCGACAAAAGAGAATTTATGCAAACAAAAAAGTGTTGTAGAGCTAGCAAATAAGCATTATCAGCTTTTTCAGTGGCGTAGTGAAATAGGTATCGATAATGAACTAACCGTCCTACAACAAGAGGATAAACTTCTTGTTCAAGCTTATCAATTAGCTAATTTACAACAAAGCCACCTGCTAAGCGTTGTAAATTTAGTGAAAGCTTTGGGTGGAGGATATAGAGACTATGAGTGA
- the mnmA gene encoding tRNA 2-thiouridine(34) synthase MnmA → MKKTVVVGMSGGVDSSVAALLLKQQGYQVIGLFMKNWEEKDEKGICLSASDFEDVQKVCSQIDIPCYTVNFVKEYQESVFSHFLAELKKGYTPNPDILCNREIKFKVFLDKALSLGADYLATGHYCTIEKEKSFYLHKGQDPNKDQSYFLYTLSQKVLEKVLFPIGHLTKQEVRSIALSHNLFTAKKKDSVGICFIGKRNFKNFLLPYLGYQKGAFENLQGQVLGYHDGLAYYTIGQRKGLKIGGAGDAWFVVAKDIKRNVIIVEQGLDHPSLYQSELIATDLSWIADPPQTPYPCSAKIRYRQKDQACVIEKISETKAFVRFLEPQRAITPRQSIVFYIGNRCLGGGMIEPEAVFRVCK, encoded by the coding sequence ATGAAAAAAACAGTTGTTGTTGGGATGTCTGGAGGAGTTGACTCTTCTGTTGCAGCCTTGTTGCTTAAACAACAAGGCTATCAAGTCATAGGCCTTTTCATGAAGAATTGGGAAGAAAAAGATGAAAAAGGCATTTGTCTCTCGGCTTCTGATTTTGAAGATGTCCAAAAGGTTTGTTCACAGATTGATATCCCCTGCTATACAGTAAATTTTGTTAAAGAATACCAAGAGTCTGTCTTCTCTCATTTCCTTGCTGAATTAAAAAAAGGTTATACTCCTAATCCAGATATCCTCTGTAACCGCGAGATTAAATTTAAGGTTTTTCTTGATAAAGCATTAAGTCTTGGCGCTGATTATCTAGCAACCGGTCACTATTGCACTATCGAAAAAGAAAAGTCCTTTTATTTACACAAAGGTCAAGACCCTAATAAAGATCAGAGCTATTTTCTCTATACCCTCTCACAAAAAGTATTGGAAAAAGTTCTCTTCCCAATTGGACATCTAACCAAACAAGAAGTGCGCTCAATTGCATTATCCCACAATCTCTTCACAGCCAAAAAAAAAGATAGCGTAGGGATCTGTTTTATTGGCAAACGCAATTTCAAAAATTTTCTTCTTCCTTATCTTGGTTACCAAAAAGGTGCATTTGAGAATCTACAAGGACAAGTTTTGGGTTATCATGATGGTCTTGCTTACTACACAATTGGCCAACGCAAAGGATTAAAAATTGGAGGCGCTGGCGATGCTTGGTTTGTAGTGGCCAAAGATATAAAACGCAATGTCATCATTGTCGAGCAAGGCTTAGACCATCCTAGCCTTTATCAATCAGAGCTTATTGCAACGGATTTAAGCTGGATCGCGGATCCTCCTCAAACCCCTTACCCCTGCTCTGCTAAAATCCGTTACCGACAAAAAGACCAAGCTTGTGTCATTGAAAAAATCTCCGAGACAAAAGCCTTTGTACGCTTTTTAGAGCCCCAAAGAGCAATCACCCCTAGACAATCGATTGTGTTCTATATTGGCAATCGTTGCCTAGGCGGTGGGATGATTGAGCCAGAAGCTGTGTTTAGAGTTTGCAAATAG